Part of the Desulfovibrio porci genome is shown below.
TGATGATAGGCAGAAGTGTTTCCGTACGGGCATCGGGAATGATTGCCGTATAGACTCTGCCGTTTCTCTTCAGCAGACCAAAAACGGCTATTTTTCCGGCAGCTCCCCGTCCTCGTTTACCTTTTCTTACTCCGCCAAAGTAACTCTCATCAGCTTCTATCTCACCGGACAACCGATAACTGGGGAGATGGGAAGCAATAAGACGGCGCAAGCGCATGAAATAGGATGCGGCTGTGTTACGGTTTACTCCTACCATTTCTCCGGCAGCCCTTGCCGTAGCGCCTGCCACAAAAAATTTTATGAGTTCGGTCTGTTGCCGATTACTTAGTCTGCTGCGCCTTTCATACATGGCGTTATCCTAGCTCTTTTTTCTTAGCTAGGACAGCCCCAAAATTTTTTCACATATCGGCAATCAAGCAATATTTAGTAATTTCTGTAACACGGGAGGGAGAGGACTGGAAGAGGAAGGATGAAAGCATACGAATCAGATCGGATTTCGCTCAAAGCGTTTCGACACCTTCAATAAAGCGTGCCGCGGAGCGGATCATCTTTGAAAAATATAATATTTCAAAGATGATCCGCTCCGCGGCACGTACTGCACGCGATATTTGTGTGCGGAGGCCAGCGCCCGGAACAGGCTTAACAGAGGCAGACAGAAAGGGGGAAAAAGCGCATCGGCTTCAGGCTTTTCGTATTATTGTCGAAATACGGTAAATTTGTATAATGTCCCCCCGCTCACGTTCCGGCCGCGCCGCTGACATTTGTGGGGATCAGAGAATCAATCGGGGGCCGCCCCAAAGCAAAGCCCGTTTGCTCGCCTTTCGTGCTTCAACTGTCCTCGCCGTCGCCTTCTTCCTCCAGGCGGGCGCGCATATGCCGGGCCTGCCGACTGGCCATGTTCAGAAAAGCGACCCACCAGATGGCGTTTTTCAGCAACTGAACGCGCTGAAAACGATGCCGCTCGTCGCCGGTGCGCAGGGAAGTGATTTCCAGGGTTTTTTCGCTGCCGATTTCGCTGACAAACGCGATCCGTATGGCCGCGCGCTGGATGGTTTTGAGCTCTCCGGGCGAAAAGAAGCCGAGAATCTTGCCGCAAAGCTCGGTGGCCCGCAACGAGGTGGTGGGCTGCTCCGAGTCGCAGTCAAAGTCATACGGCCGGCCGTTGATCAACAGGTCCACGCGGGCAATGTTGGCCAGATTGATCTTGCTGCGGTTGATCACCTTGCTCTGGCGCAACATGCGGTAGTAGAAGGCGCCGTATTCCTCGGAAGCGCCGATGATCACCGTGGTCTGCGCGTCCGGAGAAAAAACGCCGATGCTGGCCGTCATGCGCGAGGCTTCGGCAATTCCGGCCTTTTCCTCGGCGATCAGATTCTGCAGGCGGGCGGACCGACGCTTGGTTTCCAGATAGAGAAAAAGCAGAAAGGCGATCAGCAACGCCCCTAAGGTAACTTCCATGCTGAGAGTCTCCCTTTCTGGACCTAGCCTTGCCCGGACGTAAATGTCAAGACCGGTTCGGCATATGCCCGGGGCAGACGCATCCTGCTCAGAGCGGGCGGGCAGAGGGGGAAGGCCGCCTGCATCAGACACGCTGTAACATTGCGGTCGGATTGTAAAAATCCGTCTCTACCGCGCGGACGGCGCTCAGTCCTCAAAGCGCAGGCGCTGCAGGGTGCCGGCGCGCGCGGCCAGCAGTTCGGCCACCACGGACACGG
Proteins encoded:
- a CDS encoding IS1595 family transposase; the protein is MYERRSRLSNRQQTELIKFFVAGATARAAGEMVGVNRNTAASYFMRLRRLIASHLPSYRLSGEIEADESYFGGVRKGKRGRGAAGKIAVFGLLKRNGRVYTAIIPDARTETLLPIIREQVEPDSIVYTDTFSAYNALDINGFHHHRINHSQKFAEQYNHINGIENFWNQAKRHLRRFNGIKPEHFYWFLKECEWRFNGGNHKQLLTELTYWVKQAKH
- a CDS encoding thioredoxin, with the protein product MEVTLGALLIAFLLFLYLETKRRSARLQNLIAEEKAGIAEASRMTASIGVFSPDAQTTVIIGASEEYGAFYYRMLRQSKVINRSKINLANIARVDLLINGRPYDFDCDSEQPTTSLRATELCGKILGFFSPGELKTIQRAAIRIAFVSEIGSEKTLEITSLRTGDERHRFQRVQLLKNAIWWVAFLNMASRQARHMRARLEEEGDGEDS